From a region of the Zonotrichia albicollis isolate bZonAlb1 chromosome 5, bZonAlb1.hap1, whole genome shotgun sequence genome:
- the ING2 gene encoding LOW QUALITY PROTEIN: inhibitor of growth protein 2 (The sequence of the model RefSeq protein was modified relative to this genomic sequence to represent the inferred CDS: deleted 1 base in 1 codon) produces MGARARGRRENANPWQRRRPRLIRAGPRACALRAGAGALSGGFAPAAAPREGARDPAEGRPQPPAQPGPARRELTAPRARPPQGNGAAAGGGGGEEDGEGSGAAARTPCPVRAARRRRRRRMCCWRGGMMLAGPQLVAGPAAPGGERARLLSLYVQDYLECVESLPLDIQRNASLLREMDTQCQEALKEIDDVYEKYKSENDPVQKKRLQQHLQRALINSQELGDEKIQIVTQMLELVENRARQMETHSQCFQELSENEKPLEKAKMESCQPERSSRRPRRQRTSESRDLCHIANGIDDCDDQPPKEKRSKSSKKKKRSKAKQEREVSPVEFVIDPNEPTYCLCSQVSYGEMIGCDNEQCPIEWFHFSCVGLTYKPKGKWYCPKCRGDNEKTMDKCTDKSKKDRRSR; encoded by the exons ATGGGAGCGCGCGCCCGGGGAAGGCGGGAGAATGCGAACCCCTGGCAGCGCCGCCGGCCGCGCCTTATAAGGGCAGGGCCTCGCGCATGCGCGCTCCGGGCAGGGGCGGGGGCGCTGAGCGGGGGTTTTGCTCCGGCGGCGGCACCACGGGAAGGGGCGCGGGACCCCGCGGAGGGGCGGCCGCAGccg ccggcccagcccggcccggcccggcgagAGCTCACCGCCCCCCGGGCGCGGCCGCCCCAGGGCAACGGGGCggcggcaggaggaggaggaggagaagaagacgGAGAAGGGAGCGGGGCCGCCGCAAGGACCCCGTGCCCGGtgcgggcggcgcggcggcggcggcggcggcggatgTGCTGCTGGCGCGGGGGGATGATGCTGGCGGGGCCACAGCTGgtggcggggccggcggcgccgggcggggaGCGGGCCCGGCTGCTCTCGCTCTACGTGCAGGACTACCTGGAGTGCGTGGAGTCCCTGCCGCTGGACATCCAGCGCAACGCCTCGCTGCTGCGGGAGATGGACACGCAGTGCCAAG aaGCGCTAAAAGAAATAGATGATGTCTATGAAAAATACAAGTCAGAAAACGATCCTGTTCAGAAGAAACGCTTGCAGCAGCATCTTCAGCGTGCATTAATCAACAGTCAAGAACTTGGAGATGAAAAAATTCAAATAGTTACTCAGATGCTAGAACTGGTAGAGAACAGAGCCCGTCAAATGGAGACGCACTCTCAGTGTTTCCAAGAGCTGTCTGAGAACGAGAAGCCTCTAGAAAAGGCCAAGATGGAGTCGTGCCAGCCAGAGAGATCCTCACGCAGGCCTCGTCGGCAGCGCACCAGCGAGAGCCGCGACCTGTGCCACATAGCCAACGGCATCGATGACTGCGACGACCAGCCGCCCAAAGAGAAAAGATCCAAAtcttccaagaagaaaaaacgcTCCAAAGCCAAACAGGAGAGAGAGGTTTCACCTGTAGAATTTGTAATTGATCCCAATGAACCAACTTACTGCTTATGCAGCCAAGTGTCTTATGGCGAAATGATAGGATGTGACAATGAACAGTGCCCTATTGAGTGGTTCCACTTTTCCTGTGTTGGACTGACGTACAAACCGAAGGGCAAGTGGTATTGCCCCAAGTGCAGAGGAGACAATGAGAAAACGATGGACAAATGTACTGACAAATCAAAAAAAGATAGGAGGTCGAGGTAG